Proteins encoded together in one Pelagicoccus albus window:
- a CDS encoding DUF5069 domain-containing protein, translating to MNIRLPSEKLFGIYHLGRFIDKAHLKNQGKLSEEYLASFCSPKGLDGLFIDFFKLDQEEFLEAVANSSDTARDQEIVSWVLSKVSEEQIEEWNEFAFNLGRPGTPSRERFEQVLPVKYPNLPPDFPGTVFEAIEADEKN from the coding sequence ATGAACATCCGACTCCCCTCCGAAAAACTCTTTGGCATCTATCACCTCGGGCGATTCATCGACAAAGCGCACCTGAAAAACCAAGGAAAACTGAGCGAGGAGTACCTCGCCTCCTTTTGCAGTCCCAAAGGGCTAGACGGCCTTTTCATCGACTTCTTCAAGCTCGATCAGGAAGAATTCCTCGAGGCCGTGGCCAACTCATCGGATACCGCGAGAGACCAAGAGATTGTATCTTGGGTACTAAGCAAAGTGAGCGAGGAGCAGATCGAAGAATGGAACGAATTCGCCTTCAATTTAGGCCGGCCGGGCACGCCAAGCCGCGAACGCTTCGAGCAAGTTCTACCGGTCAAATACCCGAACTTGCCACCGGACTTTCCCGGTACCGTCTTCGAAGCGAT
- the dtd gene encoding D-aminoacyl-tRNA deacylase yields the protein MKAVIQRVSRASVTIEGRVYSSIGQGALVLLGVHRDDTAEDIDWIARKIANMRIFEDENGQMNQSLKAIEGELLVVSQFTLIASTKKGNRPSFNAAAAPEKGKADYLSVCQKLEQITGKPVHTGVFAADMKVDLLNDGPVTILLDSLNKE from the coding sequence ATGAAAGCAGTCATACAGCGCGTTTCTCGAGCTTCGGTCACCATCGAGGGACGAGTCTATTCCTCCATCGGACAGGGAGCTCTGGTCCTTCTGGGCGTTCATCGAGACGATACCGCGGAAGATATCGATTGGATCGCTCGCAAGATCGCGAATATGCGTATATTCGAGGATGAGAACGGACAAATGAACCAATCGCTCAAAGCCATAGAAGGAGAACTGCTGGTGGTTAGCCAATTCACATTGATCGCGAGCACCAAGAAGGGAAACCGCCCCAGCTTCAACGCCGCGGCCGCTCCCGAAAAAGGGAAGGCCGACTATCTGTCCGTTTGCCAGAAACTTGAACAAATAACGGGCAAACCAGTTCACACCGGAGTTTTCGCGGCCGATATGAAAGTCGACCTTCTCAACGACGGCCCCGTCACAATCTTACTCGATAGCCTAAACAAGGAATAA